One Cucumis sativus cultivar 9930 chromosome 1, Cucumber_9930_V3, whole genome shotgun sequence DNA segment encodes these proteins:
- the LOC101208059 gene encoding acyl carrier protein 4, chloroplastic, whose translation MASFSATSLRFCMPINQANKMNHNQLLRRSLLGRGFLNNNNAFHFRVSCAAKPETLDKVCSIVRKQLALPETSELTPESKFAALGADSLDTVEIIMTLEEEFSINIEEDNAQNITTVQEAADLIENLVVKQQS comes from the exons ATGGCTTCTTTTTCAGCTACTTCCCTCAGATTCTGCATGCCTATCAACCAAGCTAACAAAATGAACCACAATCAG CTTCTCAGAAGAAGCTTGCTCGGCCGGGGATTtctcaacaataataatgctTTCCACTTTCGTGTCTCTTGTGCG GCAAAACCAGAGACACTTGACAAAGTGTGTTCAATTGTGAGGAAACAATTGGCCTTGCCTGAAACCTCAGAGCTCACCCCCGAATCTAAGTTCGCGGCTCTTGGTGCTGATTCCCTCGACACA GTGGAGATTATTATGACCTTAGAGGAAGAATTTAGCATCAATATCGAAGAGGATAACGCTCAGAACATAACCACAGTGCAAGAAGCTGCCGATTTGATTGAGAACCTTGTTGTTAAACAGCAATCTTAA
- the LOC101220423 gene encoding mitochondrial phosphate carrier protein 3, mitochondrial yields MGVSKDWQRQSLVPSFVYSQTQTAVKSFPIEAPKEKIKMYSPAFYAACTTGGILSCGLTHMSVTPLDLVKCNMQIDPAKYKNISSGFGILLKEQGVKGFFRGWVPTLLGYSAQGACKFGFYEFFKKYYSDMVGAENAVKYKTFIYLAGSASAEVIADIALCPMEAVKVRVQTQPGFARGLSDGLPKFVKSEGPLGLYKGLVPLWGRQIPYTMMKFASFETIVEMLYKYAIPRPKEQCTKSLQLGVSFAGGYVAGVLCAVVSHPADNLVSFLNNAKGATAGDAVRQLGLWGLFTRGLPLRIVMIGTLTGSQWGIYDAFKVFVGLPTTGGATPAPAASK; encoded by the exons ATGGGTGTGTCAAAAGATTGGCAACGACAATCTCTGGTGCCAAGCTTTGTGTATTCCCAAACACAAACAGCGGTTAAGAGCTTCCCAATTGAAGCTCCGAAAGAGAAGATAAAGATGTACTCACCGGCATTCTATGCAGCATGCACAACCGGGGGCATTTTGAGCTGTGGACTCACCCACATGTCTGTCACCCCTCTCGATCTCGTCAAGTGCAATATGCAG atcGATCCAGCAAAGTACAAGAATATCTCGTCTGGTTTTGGAATTCTGCTAAAGGAGCAGGGAGTGAAAGGGTTCTTCCGGGGATGGGTGCCAACGTTGCTTGGTTACAGTGCTCAGGGTGCCTGCAAGTTTGGATTTTACGAATTCTTCAAGAAGTACTATTCTGATATGGTTGGAGCAGAGAATGCAGTCAAGTACAAAACTTTCATATACCTTGCTGGCTCAGCATCTGCAGAAGTGATTGCGGATATTGCTCTCTGCCCCATGGAGGCCGTCAAAGTTCGTGTCCAAACTCAACCTGGTTTTGCTCGAGGTTTGTCAGATGGGCTTCCAAAGTTTGTCAAGTCTGAGGGCCCTCTTGG GCTCTACAAAGGTCTGGTTCCTCTTTGGGGTCGTCAGATTCCAT ATACCATGATGAAATTTGCTTCTTTCGAAACAATTGTTGAGATGCTCTACAAGTATGCCATCCCAAGGCCAAAAGAACAGTGTACCAAATCTCTGCAACTTGGAGTAAGCTTTGCCGGGGGGTATGTGGCCGGCGTCCTTTGTGCTGTGGTCTCACACCCAGCTGACAATCTTGTCTCTTTTCTAAACAATGCAAAGGGTGCAACTGCCGGGGAT GCTGTCAGGCAGCTAGGTTTATGGGGTCTTTTCACTCGTGGCCTTCCACTTCGGATTGTTATGATTGGAACTCTTACCGGGTCTCAATGGGGAATATATGACGCATTCAAAGTTTTCGTTGGACT GCCAACAACAGGTGGGGCTACACCTGCTCCTGCAGCTAGCAAGTAA
- the LOC101208304 gene encoding uncharacterized protein LOC101208304 isoform X3, translated as MIPIPTRKVLNGLKKTGYEVYLVGGCVRDLILNRVPKDFDIITSAQLKEVSRIFLWCEIVGRRFPICHVHIDGTIVEVSSFSTSNRPFDRQLTSAAIEKPMNCEEIDFVRWKNCLQRDFTINGLMYDPYNNVVYDYLGGMEDIRKAKVRTVVPACTSFQEDFARIFRAIRFAARLQFHFSKDIAGSIKNLSCLVFTLNKARLQMEMNYLLSYGSAEASLRLLWKYGLLEILLPIQAAYFIRNGFRRSDKGSNMLLSLFSSLDKLLAPNRPCHSSLWVAVLALHVALSDQPRSPLVVAAFGLAVHNGGNMMEAISIAKSINRAHNANFCELLEPENLEVQALIDEVMDLTTFVKAALHKMTDEHFVSLALETYPQAPASDLVFIPLVVYLKVCKIFECVVEGAERGFVPKRGKINYECLALGNLLELRHVFARIVFDTVYPL; from the exons ATGATTCCCATACCTACCAGAAAAGTTCTTAACGGGCTCAAGAAAACAG GTTATGAAGTGTACCTGGTAGGAGGTTGTGTCCGCGACCTAATATTGAACAGGGTACCAAAGGATTTTGACATAATAACTTCAGCTCAGCTGAAGGAG GtttcaagaatatttttatGGTGTGAAATAGTCGGGAGGAGGTTTCCTATATGCCATGTGCACATCGATGGTACCATTGTTGAG GTGTCAAGTTTTAGCACTTCCAATAGGCCATTTGATAGACAGTTGACCTCTGCTGCTATTGAAAAGCCCATGAACTGTGAAGAGATAGATTTTGTCCGTTGGAAGAATTGCTTGCAACGTGACTTTACCATTAATGG GCTGATGTATGATCCATACAACAACGTTGTATACGACTACTTGGGAGGAATGGAGGATATAAGAAAAGCTAAA GTACGAACGGTGGTTCCTGCCTGCACTTCCTTTCAAGAGGATTTTG CTCGAATTTTTCGAGCAATCAGATTTGCGGCTCGTTTACAGTTCCACTTTTCCAAGGATATTGCTGGatctattaaaaatttgtcCTGCCTTGTGTTTACTCTCAATAAG GCAAGGCTTCAAATGGAAATGAACTATTTGTTGTCTTATGGTTCTGCTGAGGCTTCTTTGAGGTTGTTATGGAAATATGGACTTCTAGAAATACTTCTTCCAATTCAG GCAGCATATTTTATCCGCAATGGTTTCCGGAGGTCTGACAAGGGGTCGAATATGCTTTTG TCCCTCTTTTCAAGCTTGGACAAACTTTTGGCTCCCAATAGGCCTTGTCACAGTAGTTTATG GGTTGCAGTATTAGCATTGCATGTTGCCCTGTCTGACCAGCCTAGGAGTCCTTTAGTGGTTGCAGCATTTGGCCTTGCAGTCCACAATGGTGGAAATATGATGGAAGCAATCAGCATTGCTAAGAGCATCAATAGAGCACATAATGCAAACTTTTGCGAATTGTTAGAACCTGAGAATCTGGAGGTTCAAGCTTTGATTGATGAGGTTATGGATCTCACTACATTTGTTAAGGCTGCACTTCATAAAATGACCGACGAGCATTTTGTGTCTCTAGCCCTGGAAACGTATCCCCAAGCACCAGCCTCGGatctt GTTTTTATCCCCTTGGTGGTGTACTTGAAGGTATGCAAAATTTTTGAGTGCGTTGTAGAGGGTGCAGAGAGAGGATTTGTTCCAAAGCGAGGAAAGATTAATTACGAGTGTCTGGCTCTTGGAAACCTGCTAGAACTTCGTCATGTCTTTGCAAGGATTGTGTTCGACACTGTCTATCCTCTTTAG
- the LOC101208304 gene encoding uncharacterized protein LOC101208304 isoform X2, giving the protein MVKYQLSQLLPPRSMAISVLPGLSSSTYRPYVHLHIPLFRFVPKADAYVSKSLPLPTHFPEFNDDDSKLRNWKRFSSNHLGIATSMIPIPTRKVLNGLKKTGYEVYLVGGCVRDLILNRVPKDFDIITSAQLKEVSRIFLWCEIVGRRFPICHVHIDGTIVEVSSFSTSNRPFDRQLTSAAIEKPMNCEEIDFVRWKNCLQRDFTINGLMYDPYNNVVYDYLGGMEDIRKAKVRTVVPACTSFQEDFARIFRAIRFAARLQFHFSKDIAGSIKNLSCLVFTLNKARLQMEMNYLLSYGSAEASLRLLWKYGLLEILLPIQAAYFIRNGFRRSDKGSNMLLSLFSSLDKLLAPNRPCHSSLWVAVLALHVALSDQPRSPLVVAAFGLAVHNGGNMMEAISIAKSINRAHNANFCELLEPENLEVQALIDEVMDLTTFVKAALHKMTDEHFVSLALETYPQAPASDLVFIPLVVYLKVCKIFECVVEGAERGFVPKRGKINYECLALGNLLELRHVFARIVFDTVYPL; this is encoded by the exons atggttAAATATCAACTTTCACAGCTTCTTCCTCCTCGCTCCATGGCGATATCGGTATTACCTGGCTTGTCTTCTTCCACTTACAGACCCTATGTCCATCTTCACATACCACTCTTCCGTTTCGTCCCCAAG GCAGACGCTTATGTGTCCAAATCTCTGCCTCTCCCAACCCATTTTCCAG AATTCAATGACGATGATTCTAAGCTGCGCAACTGGAAGAGGTTTTCTTCCAACCACCTTGGCATCGCTACCTCCATGATTCCCATACCTACCAGAAAAGTTCTTAACGGGCTCAAGAAAACAG GTTATGAAGTGTACCTGGTAGGAGGTTGTGTCCGCGACCTAATATTGAACAGGGTACCAAAGGATTTTGACATAATAACTTCAGCTCAGCTGAAGGAG GtttcaagaatatttttatGGTGTGAAATAGTCGGGAGGAGGTTTCCTATATGCCATGTGCACATCGATGGTACCATTGTTGAG GTGTCAAGTTTTAGCACTTCCAATAGGCCATTTGATAGACAGTTGACCTCTGCTGCTATTGAAAAGCCCATGAACTGTGAAGAGATAGATTTTGTCCGTTGGAAGAATTGCTTGCAACGTGACTTTACCATTAATGG GCTGATGTATGATCCATACAACAACGTTGTATACGACTACTTGGGAGGAATGGAGGATATAAGAAAAGCTAAA GTACGAACGGTGGTTCCTGCCTGCACTTCCTTTCAAGAGGATTTTG CTCGAATTTTTCGAGCAATCAGATTTGCGGCTCGTTTACAGTTCCACTTTTCCAAGGATATTGCTGGatctattaaaaatttgtcCTGCCTTGTGTTTACTCTCAATAAG GCAAGGCTTCAAATGGAAATGAACTATTTGTTGTCTTATGGTTCTGCTGAGGCTTCTTTGAGGTTGTTATGGAAATATGGACTTCTAGAAATACTTCTTCCAATTCAG GCAGCATATTTTATCCGCAATGGTTTCCGGAGGTCTGACAAGGGGTCGAATATGCTTTTG TCCCTCTTTTCAAGCTTGGACAAACTTTTGGCTCCCAATAGGCCTTGTCACAGTAGTTTATG GGTTGCAGTATTAGCATTGCATGTTGCCCTGTCTGACCAGCCTAGGAGTCCTTTAGTGGTTGCAGCATTTGGCCTTGCAGTCCACAATGGTGGAAATATGATGGAAGCAATCAGCATTGCTAAGAGCATCAATAGAGCACATAATGCAAACTTTTGCGAATTGTTAGAACCTGAGAATCTGGAGGTTCAAGCTTTGATTGATGAGGTTATGGATCTCACTACATTTGTTAAGGCTGCACTTCATAAAATGACCGACGAGCATTTTGTGTCTCTAGCCCTGGAAACGTATCCCCAAGCACCAGCCTCGGatctt GTTTTTATCCCCTTGGTGGTGTACTTGAAGGTATGCAAAATTTTTGAGTGCGTTGTAGAGGGTGCAGAGAGAGGATTTGTTCCAAAGCGAGGAAAGATTAATTACGAGTGTCTGGCTCTTGGAAACCTGCTAGAACTTCGTCATGTCTTTGCAAGGATTGTGTTCGACACTGTCTATCCTCTTTAG
- the LOC101208304 gene encoding uncharacterized protein LOC101208304 isoform X1: protein MAISVLPGLSSSTYRPYVHLHIPLFRFVPKVTTASLTFFFLLLFSFVAQEFNDDDSKLRNWKRFSSNHLGIATSMIPIPTRKVLNGLKKTGYEVYLVGGCVRDLILNRVPKDFDIITSAQLKEVSRIFLWCEIVGRRFPICHVHIDGTIVEVSSFSTSNRPFDRQLTSAAIEKPMNCEEIDFVRWKNCLQRDFTINGLMYDPYNNVVYDYLGGMEDIRKAKVRTVVPACTSFQEDFARIFRAIRFAARLQFHFSKDIAGSIKNLSCLVFTLNKARLQMEMNYLLSYGSAEASLRLLWKYGLLEILLPIQAAYFIRNGFRRSDKGSNMLLSLFSSLDKLLAPNRPCHSSLWVAVLALHVALSDQPRSPLVVAAFGLAVHNGGNMMEAISIAKSINRAHNANFCELLEPENLEVQALIDEVMDLTTFVKAALHKMTDEHFVSLALETYPQAPASDLVFIPLVVYLKVCKIFECVVEGAERGFVPKRGKINYECLALGNLLELRHVFARIVFDTVYPL from the exons ATGGCGATATCGGTATTACCTGGCTTGTCTTCTTCCACTTACAGACCCTATGTCCATCTTCACATACCACTCTTCCGTTTCGTCCCCAAG GTAACCACGGCCTCTCTtaccttcttctttctcttgttattttcttttgttgctcAAGAATTCAATGACGATGATTCTAAGCTGCGCAACTGGAAGAGGTTTTCTTCCAACCACCTTGGCATCGCTACCTCCATGATTCCCATACCTACCAGAAAAGTTCTTAACGGGCTCAAGAAAACAG GTTATGAAGTGTACCTGGTAGGAGGTTGTGTCCGCGACCTAATATTGAACAGGGTACCAAAGGATTTTGACATAATAACTTCAGCTCAGCTGAAGGAG GtttcaagaatatttttatGGTGTGAAATAGTCGGGAGGAGGTTTCCTATATGCCATGTGCACATCGATGGTACCATTGTTGAG GTGTCAAGTTTTAGCACTTCCAATAGGCCATTTGATAGACAGTTGACCTCTGCTGCTATTGAAAAGCCCATGAACTGTGAAGAGATAGATTTTGTCCGTTGGAAGAATTGCTTGCAACGTGACTTTACCATTAATGG GCTGATGTATGATCCATACAACAACGTTGTATACGACTACTTGGGAGGAATGGAGGATATAAGAAAAGCTAAA GTACGAACGGTGGTTCCTGCCTGCACTTCCTTTCAAGAGGATTTTG CTCGAATTTTTCGAGCAATCAGATTTGCGGCTCGTTTACAGTTCCACTTTTCCAAGGATATTGCTGGatctattaaaaatttgtcCTGCCTTGTGTTTACTCTCAATAAG GCAAGGCTTCAAATGGAAATGAACTATTTGTTGTCTTATGGTTCTGCTGAGGCTTCTTTGAGGTTGTTATGGAAATATGGACTTCTAGAAATACTTCTTCCAATTCAG GCAGCATATTTTATCCGCAATGGTTTCCGGAGGTCTGACAAGGGGTCGAATATGCTTTTG TCCCTCTTTTCAAGCTTGGACAAACTTTTGGCTCCCAATAGGCCTTGTCACAGTAGTTTATG GGTTGCAGTATTAGCATTGCATGTTGCCCTGTCTGACCAGCCTAGGAGTCCTTTAGTGGTTGCAGCATTTGGCCTTGCAGTCCACAATGGTGGAAATATGATGGAAGCAATCAGCATTGCTAAGAGCATCAATAGAGCACATAATGCAAACTTTTGCGAATTGTTAGAACCTGAGAATCTGGAGGTTCAAGCTTTGATTGATGAGGTTATGGATCTCACTACATTTGTTAAGGCTGCACTTCATAAAATGACCGACGAGCATTTTGTGTCTCTAGCCCTGGAAACGTATCCCCAAGCACCAGCCTCGGatctt GTTTTTATCCCCTTGGTGGTGTACTTGAAGGTATGCAAAATTTTTGAGTGCGTTGTAGAGGGTGCAGAGAGAGGATTTGTTCCAAAGCGAGGAAAGATTAATTACGAGTGTCTGGCTCTTGGAAACCTGCTAGAACTTCGTCATGTCTTTGCAAGGATTGTGTTCGACACTGTCTATCCTCTTTAG
- the LOC101208544 gene encoding transcription factor bHLH137: MNSNACGWELLEETAPNLQTPHNYYHHLLPPQFQSAAASSSNYQTPQHHHSLAPDHHIYMPSSHSHPPSAEEEDPNGSKGGECKRRCYNRAKAGGRSGCKKKMMIKTQHDPADHVRARRGQATDSHSLAERVRRQKISQRMKVLQTLVPGCHKVTGKALMLDEIINYVQSLQNQVEFLSMKLASLDPVLHDFGMDFPEVLLVGTPASEILNGNGMVSHSEHAELAYNNMAPIYNTFQATGGGGGGSPILTPGNSSFINPSPLFLDHGNTSQLHLS; encoded by the exons ATGAATAGTAATGCGTGTGGTTGGGAATTATTAGAAGAAACGGCGCCAAACTTACAAACACCCCATAATTATTATCACCACCTTCTTCCACCTCAATTCCAATCAGCAGCTGCTTCTTCCTCAAATTATCAAACTCCCCAGCACCACCACTCCCTCGCGCCTGATCATCACATATATATGCCTTCTTCCCATTCCCACCCTCCATCT GCCGAGGAGGAGGACCCAAATGGAAGTAAGGGGGGCGAGTGCAAGAGGAGATGTTACAACCGAGCAAAAGCAGGAGGAAGATCAGGCTgcaagaagaagatgatgatcaaAACTCAACATGACCCTGCTGACCATGTGAGAGCAAGGAGGGGCCAGGCCACAGACAGTCACAGCCTTGCAGAGAGG GTCAGAAGACAGAAAATCAGCCAAAGGATGAAGGTTTTGCAAACCCTTGTTCCTGGCTGCCACAAG GTAACTGGGAAGGCCTTAATGCTGGATGAAATTATTAACTATGTTCAGTCCCTGCAAAATCAAGTTGAG TTCCTTTCCATGAAGCTTGCTTCTCTTGACCCCGTCCTCCACGACTTTGGAATGGATTTTCCAGAAGTGTTGCTCGTCGGTACACCAGCCTCTGAG ATATTGAATGGGAATGGCATGGTGTCACACTCAGAGCATGCAGAATTAGCATACAATAATATGGCACCAATATACAACACATTTCAGGCTACAGGAGGCGGAGGTGGTGGTAGCCCGATCTTAACGCCCGGAAACAGCAGCTTTATCAATCCATCTCCACTTTTCCTTGACCATGGGAATACTTCTCAGCTACATCTCTCATGA
- the LOC101208783 gene encoding uncharacterized protein LOC101208783 encodes MADIQPPDPQINGAPPPLVVSSETVGSKRQRRPSVRLGDIGGDQPYDSYPRRTNKPWKFSLENRKDSSAATAKNSKTRPLTNFSSADAEDKENNLDTVAIGSWRLKDSKRRGSAATKRARTNWASSKHDEGGGGGEADDKYSAGEDVDEGYRDYDIENSESPLKEQSSMHSLENLAMEGQGNDREMLYQGNRRSIRSRVSEGRDHQEGLEFSGPSDTDARNWKCGTSGDRNGNGGRGLCGEDGVRVWLNGLGLGRYAPIFEIHEVDDEVLPMLTLEDLKDMGISAVGSRRKMYCAIQKLGKGFS; translated from the coding sequence ATGGCCGATATTCAACCCCCCGACCCCCAGATCAACGGCGCCCCTCCCCCTCTCGTCGTCTCCTCTGAAACCGTTGGATCCAAACGCCAGCGAAGGCCCAGCGTCCGATTGGGGGATATCGGCGGCGACCAACCCTACGATTCTTACCCCCGCCGCACCAATAAACCCTGGAAGTTTTCCTTGGAAAATCGTAAGGACTCCTCCGCTGCCACTGCCAAGAACTCCAAAACTCGCCCTTTGACCAACTTCAGCTCGGCCGACGCCGAAGATAAAGAGAACAATTTGGACACCGTTGCAATTGGTAGTTGGAGATTAAAAGATTCCAAACGGAGAGGCTCCGCCGCCACCAAGAGGGCCAGAACTAATTGGGCATCCTCCAAGCACGACGAAGGCGGCGGAGGTGGGGAAGCAGATGATAAGTATAGCGCCGGCGAAGATGTGGATGAGGGGTACCGGGATTACGACATTGAAAACTCGGAAAGTCCTCTAAAAGAGCAAAGTTCAATGCATTCGCTTGAGAATTTGGCGATGGAAGGTCAGGGGAATGATAGGGAGATGCTTTATCAGGGGAATAGAAGATCTATAAGGTCTAGGGTTTCGGAGGGGAGAGACCACCAAGAGGGGCTCGAATTTTCAGGGCCTTCAGATACTGATGCTAGGAATTGGAAGTGCGGGACTAGCGGTGATAGGAATGGGAATGGTGGGAGAGGGCTGTGTGGGGAAGATGGGGTTAGAGTTTGGCTCAACGGCTTAGGGTTAGGTCGGTATGCTCCAATTTTTGAAATTCACGAGGTGGACGATGAGGTTTTGCCAATGTTGACACTCGAGGATCTCAAGGATATGGGAATAAGTGCAGTTGGGTCGCGGAGAAAAATGTACTGCGCAATACAGAAGTTAGGGAAAGGATTTTCATGA